Proteins co-encoded in one Campylobacter concisus genomic window:
- a CDS encoding Rrf2 family transcriptional regulator, translating to MQVGIKFSTAIHVVLAACFFKGEKVTSEFIAGSINTNPVIVRRLLGTLKAAGLVNVVAGVGGVSLAKEPKDITLLQIFNAVNDKEKLFKIHSDSPKACPLGSKIEGLLTGHFLKAQEALEDSLRSITLQDLLDELINL from the coding sequence ATGCAAGTAGGGATCAAGTTTTCAACCGCGATCCATGTAGTTTTAGCAGCTTGTTTTTTCAAAGGCGAGAAAGTCACGAGCGAATTTATAGCAGGTAGTATAAACACAAATCCTGTCATAGTTAGGCGTCTGCTTGGCACTCTAAAGGCTGCAGGACTCGTGAATGTCGTAGCTGGAGTTGGTGGTGTGAGTCTTGCGAAAGAGCCAAAAGATATAACCCTCCTTCAAATTTTTAACGCAGTAAATGATAAAGAAAAACTTTTTAAGATCCACTCTGACTCGCCCAAAGCCTGCCCGCTTGGTAGCAAGATCGAGGGACTCTTAACTGGTCACTTTTTAAAAGCACAAGAAGCTTTAGAGGATAGTTTAAGGAGTATTACTTTACAAGATCTATTAGATGAACTTATTAATTTATAA
- a CDS encoding cupin domain-containing protein codes for MKNYQVAKIANEPRVELKEALNLTGCEVSINELPANVSVPFVHAHKQNEELYIILDGEGELFIDGEVLKVSKGDAVRIDPEGKRCFRAGKNGIKMICIQTKRGSLEQYTMSDGVIVDDVKPSWL; via the coding sequence ATGAAAAATTATCAAGTTGCAAAGATCGCAAACGAGCCAAGAGTCGAGCTAAAAGAGGCTTTAAATTTAACTGGCTGTGAGGTATCTATAAACGAGCTTCCGGCAAATGTGAGCGTGCCATTTGTCCATGCACATAAGCAAAACGAGGAACTTTACATCATTCTAGATGGTGAGGGTGAGCTTTTCATCGACGGTGAGGTGCTAAAAGTAAGCAAAGGAGACGCGGTGCGCATAGATCCAGAGGGCAAAAGGTGCTTTAGAGCTGGCAAAAACGGCATCAAAATGATCTGTATCCAGACAAAACGCGGTAGCCTAGAGCAATACACCATGAGTGACGGCGTGATAGTTGATGACGTAAAGCCAAGCTGGCTGTAA
- a CDS encoding NAD(P)-dependent oxidoreductase, whose translation MKIAIIGANGKSGANLVKEALKQGYDVTAIVRNKEYKNEIVKVVYKDIFELTKADLAGFDAVISAFAAWSEETFPLHKKVAAHLVNLLEGTSTRLIVVGGAGTLFVDDNGTMVMDTPDFPAAYMGVAKATAESYFELKDRSNLLWTYVSPAGDYDPNGARTGKYVLGGDNLILNSKNESYISYADLALAIIDELKNKKIIQKRFTAVGERA comes from the coding sequence ATAAAAATAGCAATCATAGGTGCAAACGGCAAAAGCGGTGCAAATTTAGTAAAAGAAGCGCTAAAACAAGGTTACGATGTCACAGCGATCGTTAGAAACAAAGAGTATAAAAACGAAATCGTTAAGGTTGTTTATAAAGATATTTTCGAGCTTACAAAGGCCGATCTAGCTGGCTTTGACGCGGTTATCAGCGCATTTGCAGCATGGAGCGAAGAGACTTTCCCGCTTCACAAAAAAGTGGCCGCTCACCTAGTAAATTTACTAGAAGGCACTAGCACAAGACTCATCGTAGTTGGCGGCGCTGGCACGTTATTTGTTGATGACAACGGCACTATGGTCATGGATACGCCAGACTTCCCGGCTGCATATATGGGCGTGGCAAAGGCGACCGCGGAGTCTTATTTTGAGCTAAAAGATAGGAGCAATTTGCTTTGGACATACGTAAGCCCAGCAGGCGACTATGACCCAAATGGTGCTCGTACTGGTAAATACGTGCTTGGTGGAGATAATCTCATCTTAAACTCAAAAAATGAGAGCTATATAAGCTATGCAGACCTTGCGCTTGCGATCATAGACGAGCTAAAAAACAAAAAAATTATACAAAAACGCTTCACAGCAGTTGGCGAGCGAGCATAA
- a CDS encoding helix-hairpin-helix domain-containing protein, with product MKKIIFSLLAAASTLLAAINLNTATKEELMSLDGIGSSKADAIIEYRKANKFNSIEDIKNVNGIGDKTFENLKSDISVSGTTKIDDTKSKIKSKKDEIKEKVSKKSDEVKEKKDSAKDDSIKEIKDKKESLKDKAEKKSKAKKEKSKE from the coding sequence ATGAAAAAGATTATATTCTCACTATTAGCAGCAGCTTCTACATTACTAGCAGCCATAAATTTAAACACCGCCACAAAAGAAGAGTTAATGAGTTTAGATGGTATAGGATCTTCAAAGGCAGATGCAATAATAGAGTATAGAAAAGCAAATAAATTTAACTCAATAGAAGATATAAAAAATGTAAATGGTATAGGCGATAAGACATTTGAAAATTTAAAATCAGATATATCAGTATCAGGCACTACAAAAATAGACGACACAAAATCTAAAATAAAATCTAAAAAAGATGAGATAAAAGAAAAGGTAAGCAAAAAGAGTGATGAAGTAAAAGAGAAAAAAGATAGTGCTAAAGATGATAGTATAAAAGAGATAAAAGATAAGAAAGAAAGCCTAAAAGATAAAGCAGAGAAAAAGAGTAAAGCTAAAAAAGAGAAGAGCAAAGAGTAA
- a CDS encoding cation diffusion facilitator family transporter has protein sequence MQETYSHHSHAEHGGMHIHTSNKTVLRNSFFLIFTFMVVEAVFGFVSNSLALISDAFHMLSDAAALFLSLVAFKIAEKRANLQKTFGYKRVEIIAAFINAIALVTLAIFVIVEAIVRFFNEPQIESKTMLFVSILGLVVNLVVAIYMHKSADTKENLNMKGAYLHVLGDTLGSVGAIVAALLVMKFNFTQADSIASIFVSLLIIKSGASLLKDSFNILIEAVPLKLDTDEILGVIKGVDGVKIVHDLHIWAINAGTNALIAHVVVDDALSVAEISKMIKRIEHELSHAGIGHVTLQFESESLGHKAGLICELNDDEGHEHFGHCH, from the coding sequence ATGCAAGAGACTTACTCTCACCACTCTCACGCCGAGCATGGCGGTATGCACATTCACACGAGCAATAAAACTGTTTTAAGAAATTCATTTTTTCTAATTTTCACATTCATGGTGGTCGAGGCGGTCTTTGGCTTCGTTTCAAACTCGCTTGCGCTTATTAGCGACGCATTTCACATGCTCTCAGACGCTGCGGCTCTCTTTTTGTCGCTGGTTGCTTTTAAGATCGCAGAAAAAAGGGCAAATTTACAAAAGACCTTTGGCTACAAAAGGGTCGAGATCATCGCTGCTTTTATAAACGCCATAGCTCTTGTCACACTTGCTATTTTTGTCATAGTTGAGGCGATTGTGAGATTTTTTAATGAGCCACAGATCGAGTCAAAAACGATGCTTTTTGTTAGTATTTTGGGGCTTGTGGTAAATTTAGTCGTAGCTATTTATATGCATAAAAGCGCTGATACAAAAGAAAATTTAAATATGAAAGGTGCTTATCTACACGTGCTTGGTGATACGCTTGGCTCAGTTGGCGCCATCGTTGCAGCGCTTCTTGTAATGAAATTTAACTTCACGCAGGCCGATAGCATCGCAAGTATCTTTGTCTCGCTACTCATCATAAAAAGCGGCGCTAGCTTGCTAAAAGATAGCTTTAATATCCTGATCGAAGCCGTGCCGCTTAAGCTTGATACGGATGAAATTTTAGGCGTTATAAAGGGTGTAGATGGCGTTAAAATCGTGCATGACCTGCATATCTGGGCGATAAATGCTGGCACGAATGCGCTCATAGCCCACGTGGTGGTGGATGATGCGCTAAGCGTGGCTGAAATTTCAAAGATGATAAAGCGCATAGAACACGAGCTTTCTCACGCAGGCATCGGTCACGTCACGCTTCAGTTTGAGAGCGAGAGCCTTGGGCACAAAGCTGGTCTCATCTGTGAGCTAAATGACGATGAAGGACATGAGCACTTTGGACATTGTCATTAA